The following proteins are co-located in the Tachysurus vachellii isolate PV-2020 chromosome 17, HZAU_Pvac_v1, whole genome shotgun sequence genome:
- the gabrg2 gene encoding gamma-aminobutyric acid receptor subunit gamma-2 isoform X4, with protein MRMMMMMMMALPELFLRLFLCALLISSSLQTENDDDEAANKTWELTPKVYESDVTHILNSLLDGYDNKLRPDIGVKPTVIQTDMFVNSIGPVNAINMEYTIDIFFAQTWYDRRLKFNSTMKVLRLNSNMVGKIWIPDTFFRNSKKADAHWITTPNRMLRIWNDGRILYTLRLTIDAECQLKLNNFPMDEHSCPLEFSSYGYPKEEIIYKWKRSSVEIGDIRSWRLYQFSFVGLRNISAIVSTFSGEYVVLTVFFDLSRRMGYFTIQTYIPCTLIVVLSWVSFWINKDAVPARTSLGITTVLTMTTLSTIARKSLPKVSYVTAMDLFVSVCFIFVFAALIEYGTLHYFVSNRKPSKNKDKKKKNPNPTVDIRPRSATAIQMNNATHMQERDEEFGYECLDGKDCTSFFCCFEDCRSGAWRHGRLHIRVAKIDSYARIFFPTAFGLFNLVYWVSYLYLT; from the exons TTCTCTCCAAACAGAaaacgatgatgatgaagcGGCAAACAAAACCTGGGAGTTGACCCCGAAGGTGTACGAGAGCGACGTCACTCACATCCTCAACAGTTTACTGGACGGATACGACAACAAGCTGAGGCCGGATATAGGAG TCAAACCCACTGTGATCCAGACGGACATGTTTGTTAATAGCATCGGTCCTGTAAATGCCATCAACATG GAATACACCATCGACATTTTCTTCGCTCAGACCTGGTACGACAGACGTCTGAAGTTCAACAGCACCATGAAGGTCCTGCGTCTCAACAGCAACATGGTGGGAAAGATCTGGATCCCTGACACTTTCTTCCGGAACTCCAAGAAGGCCGACGCCCACTGGATCACAACGCCCAATCGCATGCTCCGGATCTGGAACGATGGACGGATCCTTTACACACTGag GTTGACCATTGATGCCGAGTGCCAGCTTAAACTGAATAACTTTCCCATGGATGAACATTCCTGTCCCCTGGAGTTCTCAAGCT ACGGATACCCCAAGGAGGAGATCATTTATAAGTGGAAGCGGAGTTCCGTCGAGATCGGAGACATTCGCTCCTGGAGACTTTATCAGTTCTCCTTCGTGGGACTGAGGAACATCTCAGCTATCGTCAGCACCTTCTCag GTGAGTATGTGGTGCTGACCGTCTTCTTCGACCTGAGCAGGAGGATGGGTTACTTCACCATCCAGACCTACATCCCCTGCACTCTGATCGTCGTCCTCTCCTGGGTCTCCTTCTGGATCAACAAGGACGCCGTCCCTGCTCGCACATCCTTAG GAATCACCACGGTGCTCACCATGACGACGCTCAGCACCATCGCCAGGAAGTCGCTGCCCAAAGTGTCGTATGTGACGGCCATGGACCTCTTCGTGTCCGTGTGCTTTATCTTTGTGTTTGCGGCGCTGATCGAGTACGGCACGCTGCACTACTTCGTGAGCAACCGCAAACCgagtaaaaacaaagacaagaagaagaaaaacccG AACCCGACGGTGGATATCCGCCCTCGCTCGGCTACGGCCATCCAGATGAACAACGCCACTCACATGCAGGAGCGCGACGAGGAGTTTGGCTACGAGTGTCTGGACGGGAAAGACTGCACAAGCTTCTTCTGCTGCTTTGAGGATTGTCGCTCAGGGGCATGGCGTCACGGCCGCCTGCACATCCGCGTTGCAAAGATCGACTCGTACGCACGCATCTTCTTCCCCACCGCCTTCGGCCTCTTCAATCTCGTCTACTGGGTTTCGTACCTGTACCT cACTTGA
- the gabrg2 gene encoding gamma-aminobutyric acid receptor subunit gamma-2 isoform X3: MRMMMMMMMALPELFLRLFLCALLISSSLQTENDDDEAANKTWELTPKVYESDVTHILNSLLDGYDNKLRPDIGVKPTVIQTDMFVNSIGPVNAINMEYTIDIFFAQTWYDRRLKFNSTMKVLRLNSNMVGKIWIPDTFFRNSKKADAHWITTPNRMLRIWNDGRILYTLRLTIDAECQLKLNNFPMDEHSCPLEFSSYGYPKEEIIYKWKRSSVEIGDIRSWRLYQFSFVGLRNISAIVSTFSGEYVVLTVFFDLSRRMGYFTIQTYIPCTLIVVLSWVSFWINKDAVPARTSLGITTVLTMTTLSTIARKSLPKVSYVTAMDLFVSVCFIFVFAALIEYGTLHYFVSNRKPSKNKDKKKKNPQNPTVDIRPRSATAIQMNNATHMQERDEEFGYECLDGKDCTSFFCCFEDCRSGAWRHGRLHIRVAKIDSYARIFFPTAFGLFNLVYWVSYLYLT, translated from the exons TTCTCTCCAAACAGAaaacgatgatgatgaagcGGCAAACAAAACCTGGGAGTTGACCCCGAAGGTGTACGAGAGCGACGTCACTCACATCCTCAACAGTTTACTGGACGGATACGACAACAAGCTGAGGCCGGATATAGGAG TCAAACCCACTGTGATCCAGACGGACATGTTTGTTAATAGCATCGGTCCTGTAAATGCCATCAACATG GAATACACCATCGACATTTTCTTCGCTCAGACCTGGTACGACAGACGTCTGAAGTTCAACAGCACCATGAAGGTCCTGCGTCTCAACAGCAACATGGTGGGAAAGATCTGGATCCCTGACACTTTCTTCCGGAACTCCAAGAAGGCCGACGCCCACTGGATCACAACGCCCAATCGCATGCTCCGGATCTGGAACGATGGACGGATCCTTTACACACTGag GTTGACCATTGATGCCGAGTGCCAGCTTAAACTGAATAACTTTCCCATGGATGAACATTCCTGTCCCCTGGAGTTCTCAAGCT ACGGATACCCCAAGGAGGAGATCATTTATAAGTGGAAGCGGAGTTCCGTCGAGATCGGAGACATTCGCTCCTGGAGACTTTATCAGTTCTCCTTCGTGGGACTGAGGAACATCTCAGCTATCGTCAGCACCTTCTCag GTGAGTATGTGGTGCTGACCGTCTTCTTCGACCTGAGCAGGAGGATGGGTTACTTCACCATCCAGACCTACATCCCCTGCACTCTGATCGTCGTCCTCTCCTGGGTCTCCTTCTGGATCAACAAGGACGCCGTCCCTGCTCGCACATCCTTAG GAATCACCACGGTGCTCACCATGACGACGCTCAGCACCATCGCCAGGAAGTCGCTGCCCAAAGTGTCGTATGTGACGGCCATGGACCTCTTCGTGTCCGTGTGCTTTATCTTTGTGTTTGCGGCGCTGATCGAGTACGGCACGCTGCACTACTTCGTGAGCAACCGCAAACCgagtaaaaacaaagacaagaagaagaaaaacccG CAGAACCCGACGGTGGATATCCGCCCTCGCTCGGCTACGGCCATCCAGATGAACAACGCCACTCACATGCAGGAGCGCGACGAGGAGTTTGGCTACGAGTGTCTGGACGGGAAAGACTGCACAAGCTTCTTCTGCTGCTTTGAGGATTGTCGCTCAGGGGCATGGCGTCACGGCCGCCTGCACATCCGCGTTGCAAAGATCGACTCGTACGCACGCATCTTCTTCCCCACCGCCTTCGGCCTCTTCAATCTCGTCTACTGGGTTTCGTACCTGTACCT cACTTGA
- the gabrg2 gene encoding gamma-aminobutyric acid receptor subunit gamma-2 isoform X5 encodes MRMMMMMMMALPELFLRLFLCALLISSSLQTENDDDEAANKTWELTPKVYESDVTHILNSLLDGYDNKLRPDIGVKPTVIQTDMFVNSIGPVNAINMEYTIDIFFAQTWYDRRLKFNSTMKVLRLNSNMVGKIWIPDTFFRNSKKADAHWITTPNRMLRIWNDGRILYTLRLTIDAECQLKLNNFPMDEHSCPLEFSSYGYPKEEIIYKWKRSSVEIGDIRSWRLYQFSFVGLRNISAIVSTFSGEYVVLTVFFDLSRRMGYFTIQTYIPCTLIVVLSWVSFWINKDAVPARTSLGITTVLTMTTLSTIARKSLPKVSYVTAMDLFVSVCFIFVFAALIEYGTLHYFVSNRKPSKNKDKKKKNPLLRLFPSKQNPTVDIRPRSATAIQMNNATHMQERDEEFGYECLDGKDCTSFFCCFEDCRSGAWRHGRLHIRVAKIDST; translated from the exons TTCTCTCCAAACAGAaaacgatgatgatgaagcGGCAAACAAAACCTGGGAGTTGACCCCGAAGGTGTACGAGAGCGACGTCACTCACATCCTCAACAGTTTACTGGACGGATACGACAACAAGCTGAGGCCGGATATAGGAG TCAAACCCACTGTGATCCAGACGGACATGTTTGTTAATAGCATCGGTCCTGTAAATGCCATCAACATG GAATACACCATCGACATTTTCTTCGCTCAGACCTGGTACGACAGACGTCTGAAGTTCAACAGCACCATGAAGGTCCTGCGTCTCAACAGCAACATGGTGGGAAAGATCTGGATCCCTGACACTTTCTTCCGGAACTCCAAGAAGGCCGACGCCCACTGGATCACAACGCCCAATCGCATGCTCCGGATCTGGAACGATGGACGGATCCTTTACACACTGag GTTGACCATTGATGCCGAGTGCCAGCTTAAACTGAATAACTTTCCCATGGATGAACATTCCTGTCCCCTGGAGTTCTCAAGCT ACGGATACCCCAAGGAGGAGATCATTTATAAGTGGAAGCGGAGTTCCGTCGAGATCGGAGACATTCGCTCCTGGAGACTTTATCAGTTCTCCTTCGTGGGACTGAGGAACATCTCAGCTATCGTCAGCACCTTCTCag GTGAGTATGTGGTGCTGACCGTCTTCTTCGACCTGAGCAGGAGGATGGGTTACTTCACCATCCAGACCTACATCCCCTGCACTCTGATCGTCGTCCTCTCCTGGGTCTCCTTCTGGATCAACAAGGACGCCGTCCCTGCTCGCACATCCTTAG GAATCACCACGGTGCTCACCATGACGACGCTCAGCACCATCGCCAGGAAGTCGCTGCCCAAAGTGTCGTATGTGACGGCCATGGACCTCTTCGTGTCCGTGTGCTTTATCTTTGTGTTTGCGGCGCTGATCGAGTACGGCACGCTGCACTACTTCGTGAGCAACCGCAAACCgagtaaaaacaaagacaagaagaagaaaaacccG CTTCTCCGGCTCTTTCCCTCGAAg CAGAACCCGACGGTGGATATCCGCCCTCGCTCGGCTACGGCCATCCAGATGAACAACGCCACTCACATGCAGGAGCGCGACGAGGAGTTTGGCTACGAGTGTCTGGACGGGAAAGACTGCACAAGCTTCTTCTGCTGCTTTGAGGATTGTCGCTCAGGGGCATGGCGTCACGGCCGCCTGCACATCCGCGTTGCAAAGATCGACTC cACTTGA
- the gabrg2 gene encoding gamma-aminobutyric acid receptor subunit gamma-2 isoform X2, which yields MRMMMMMMMALPELFLRLFLCALLISSSLQTENDDDEAANKTWELTPKVYESDVTHILNSLLDGYDNKLRPDIGVKPTVIQTDMFVNSIGPVNAINMEYTIDIFFAQTWYDRRLKFNSTMKVLRLNSNMVGKIWIPDTFFRNSKKADAHWITTPNRMLRIWNDGRILYTLRLTIDAECQLKLNNFPMDEHSCPLEFSSYGYPKEEIIYKWKRSSVEIGDIRSWRLYQFSFVGLRNISAIVSTFSGEYVVLTVFFDLSRRMGYFTIQTYIPCTLIVVLSWVSFWINKDAVPARTSLGITTVLTMTTLSTIARKSLPKVSYVTAMDLFVSVCFIFVFAALIEYGTLHYFVSNRKPSKNKDKKKKNPLLRLFPSKNPTVDIRPRSATAIQMNNATHMQERDEEFGYECLDGKDCTSFFCCFEDCRSGAWRHGRLHIRVAKIDSYARIFFPTAFGLFNLVYWVSYLYLT from the exons TTCTCTCCAAACAGAaaacgatgatgatgaagcGGCAAACAAAACCTGGGAGTTGACCCCGAAGGTGTACGAGAGCGACGTCACTCACATCCTCAACAGTTTACTGGACGGATACGACAACAAGCTGAGGCCGGATATAGGAG TCAAACCCACTGTGATCCAGACGGACATGTTTGTTAATAGCATCGGTCCTGTAAATGCCATCAACATG GAATACACCATCGACATTTTCTTCGCTCAGACCTGGTACGACAGACGTCTGAAGTTCAACAGCACCATGAAGGTCCTGCGTCTCAACAGCAACATGGTGGGAAAGATCTGGATCCCTGACACTTTCTTCCGGAACTCCAAGAAGGCCGACGCCCACTGGATCACAACGCCCAATCGCATGCTCCGGATCTGGAACGATGGACGGATCCTTTACACACTGag GTTGACCATTGATGCCGAGTGCCAGCTTAAACTGAATAACTTTCCCATGGATGAACATTCCTGTCCCCTGGAGTTCTCAAGCT ACGGATACCCCAAGGAGGAGATCATTTATAAGTGGAAGCGGAGTTCCGTCGAGATCGGAGACATTCGCTCCTGGAGACTTTATCAGTTCTCCTTCGTGGGACTGAGGAACATCTCAGCTATCGTCAGCACCTTCTCag GTGAGTATGTGGTGCTGACCGTCTTCTTCGACCTGAGCAGGAGGATGGGTTACTTCACCATCCAGACCTACATCCCCTGCACTCTGATCGTCGTCCTCTCCTGGGTCTCCTTCTGGATCAACAAGGACGCCGTCCCTGCTCGCACATCCTTAG GAATCACCACGGTGCTCACCATGACGACGCTCAGCACCATCGCCAGGAAGTCGCTGCCCAAAGTGTCGTATGTGACGGCCATGGACCTCTTCGTGTCCGTGTGCTTTATCTTTGTGTTTGCGGCGCTGATCGAGTACGGCACGCTGCACTACTTCGTGAGCAACCGCAAACCgagtaaaaacaaagacaagaagaagaaaaacccG CTTCTCCGGCTCTTTCCCTCGAAg AACCCGACGGTGGATATCCGCCCTCGCTCGGCTACGGCCATCCAGATGAACAACGCCACTCACATGCAGGAGCGCGACGAGGAGTTTGGCTACGAGTGTCTGGACGGGAAAGACTGCACAAGCTTCTTCTGCTGCTTTGAGGATTGTCGCTCAGGGGCATGGCGTCACGGCCGCCTGCACATCCGCGTTGCAAAGATCGACTCGTACGCACGCATCTTCTTCCCCACCGCCTTCGGCCTCTTCAATCTCGTCTACTGGGTTTCGTACCTGTACCT cACTTGA
- the gabrg2 gene encoding gamma-aminobutyric acid receptor subunit gamma-2 isoform X1, with amino-acid sequence MRMMMMMMMALPELFLRLFLCALLISSSLQTENDDDEAANKTWELTPKVYESDVTHILNSLLDGYDNKLRPDIGVKPTVIQTDMFVNSIGPVNAINMEYTIDIFFAQTWYDRRLKFNSTMKVLRLNSNMVGKIWIPDTFFRNSKKADAHWITTPNRMLRIWNDGRILYTLRLTIDAECQLKLNNFPMDEHSCPLEFSSYGYPKEEIIYKWKRSSVEIGDIRSWRLYQFSFVGLRNISAIVSTFSGEYVVLTVFFDLSRRMGYFTIQTYIPCTLIVVLSWVSFWINKDAVPARTSLGITTVLTMTTLSTIARKSLPKVSYVTAMDLFVSVCFIFVFAALIEYGTLHYFVSNRKPSKNKDKKKKNPLLRLFPSKQNPTVDIRPRSATAIQMNNATHMQERDEEFGYECLDGKDCTSFFCCFEDCRSGAWRHGRLHIRVAKIDSYARIFFPTAFGLFNLVYWVSYLYLT; translated from the exons TTCTCTCCAAACAGAaaacgatgatgatgaagcGGCAAACAAAACCTGGGAGTTGACCCCGAAGGTGTACGAGAGCGACGTCACTCACATCCTCAACAGTTTACTGGACGGATACGACAACAAGCTGAGGCCGGATATAGGAG TCAAACCCACTGTGATCCAGACGGACATGTTTGTTAATAGCATCGGTCCTGTAAATGCCATCAACATG GAATACACCATCGACATTTTCTTCGCTCAGACCTGGTACGACAGACGTCTGAAGTTCAACAGCACCATGAAGGTCCTGCGTCTCAACAGCAACATGGTGGGAAAGATCTGGATCCCTGACACTTTCTTCCGGAACTCCAAGAAGGCCGACGCCCACTGGATCACAACGCCCAATCGCATGCTCCGGATCTGGAACGATGGACGGATCCTTTACACACTGag GTTGACCATTGATGCCGAGTGCCAGCTTAAACTGAATAACTTTCCCATGGATGAACATTCCTGTCCCCTGGAGTTCTCAAGCT ACGGATACCCCAAGGAGGAGATCATTTATAAGTGGAAGCGGAGTTCCGTCGAGATCGGAGACATTCGCTCCTGGAGACTTTATCAGTTCTCCTTCGTGGGACTGAGGAACATCTCAGCTATCGTCAGCACCTTCTCag GTGAGTATGTGGTGCTGACCGTCTTCTTCGACCTGAGCAGGAGGATGGGTTACTTCACCATCCAGACCTACATCCCCTGCACTCTGATCGTCGTCCTCTCCTGGGTCTCCTTCTGGATCAACAAGGACGCCGTCCCTGCTCGCACATCCTTAG GAATCACCACGGTGCTCACCATGACGACGCTCAGCACCATCGCCAGGAAGTCGCTGCCCAAAGTGTCGTATGTGACGGCCATGGACCTCTTCGTGTCCGTGTGCTTTATCTTTGTGTTTGCGGCGCTGATCGAGTACGGCACGCTGCACTACTTCGTGAGCAACCGCAAACCgagtaaaaacaaagacaagaagaagaaaaacccG CTTCTCCGGCTCTTTCCCTCGAAg CAGAACCCGACGGTGGATATCCGCCCTCGCTCGGCTACGGCCATCCAGATGAACAACGCCACTCACATGCAGGAGCGCGACGAGGAGTTTGGCTACGAGTGTCTGGACGGGAAAGACTGCACAAGCTTCTTCTGCTGCTTTGAGGATTGTCGCTCAGGGGCATGGCGTCACGGCCGCCTGCACATCCGCGTTGCAAAGATCGACTCGTACGCACGCATCTTCTTCCCCACCGCCTTCGGCCTCTTCAATCTCGTCTACTGGGTTTCGTACCTGTACCT cACTTGA